A genome region from Schlesneria paludicola DSM 18645 includes the following:
- a CDS encoding DegQ family serine endoprotease: MQTKPRWSLPGSVVTSSLILMGGIGYMAMATPPSTTPAPSDSAIQNLQQSGQAFAAIAKKLSPAVVSLKVEKKAANESIGGLPGDDQSNPLNDELLKRFFGDRMPEQFRQRQAPQQRHAVVGQGSGFVVSSDGYILTNHHVVGDTTKVTVKFSDGREMLAKVVGSDAQSDVAVIKVDATNLAIVPMGDSSKTEVGEWVLASGAPFGLTQTVTAGIVSAVGRNSVGITNYENFIQTDAAINPGNSGGPLVNMHGEVIGINTAIFSRNGGSVGLGFAIPIDMAKQVYEQIVEHGSVVRGYLGVRIQPLTQDLAEKFGLNDHHGILVGEVQKGTPGDKAGLKQADVIVELDGKKIEEAAAFRNAIAMKSPGSRVNLTVVRDGQRITVPATLDKLPETANVVAESAAKPANSWGFSVQTLTPDLAKKFGYSQDSGVIITEVTPNSPAADAGLEPGMLVQQVNRRSVHSADEFNDAMQQDAKSMLLLVSNAQGSRFLVLKPSA, translated from the coding sequence ATGCAAACAAAACCTCGATGGTCATTGCCCGGTAGTGTCGTCACCAGTTCGCTGATCCTGATGGGCGGTATCGGATACATGGCGATGGCCACTCCGCCATCAACCACGCCCGCGCCTTCGGATAGTGCAATCCAAAACCTGCAGCAATCCGGACAGGCCTTCGCCGCGATTGCCAAGAAGCTTTCGCCTGCGGTGGTCTCGCTGAAGGTTGAGAAGAAGGCCGCGAATGAATCAATCGGCGGTCTTCCCGGTGATGATCAGTCGAATCCATTGAATGACGAACTGCTCAAACGGTTCTTCGGTGATCGCATGCCGGAACAATTCCGACAGCGCCAAGCCCCGCAGCAACGGCACGCGGTCGTCGGACAGGGATCGGGCTTTGTCGTGTCATCCGACGGGTACATCCTGACGAACCATCACGTCGTGGGCGACACCACCAAGGTCACGGTCAAGTTCTCGGACGGACGAGAAATGCTCGCGAAGGTCGTTGGGAGCGACGCCCAAAGCGATGTGGCGGTCATCAAGGTCGACGCCACGAATCTGGCCATCGTTCCAATGGGCGACTCGTCGAAGACTGAAGTGGGTGAATGGGTCCTGGCATCCGGAGCTCCGTTCGGACTGACTCAGACCGTGACGGCCGGAATCGTCAGTGCTGTCGGTCGAAATAGCGTTGGTATTACGAACTACGAAAACTTCATTCAGACGGACGCCGCAATCAATCCCGGCAATTCGGGCGGTCCGCTCGTCAACATGCATGGAGAAGTGATTGGGATTAACACCGCAATCTTCAGTCGAAATGGGGGTTCGGTGGGATTGGGCTTTGCAATTCCGATCGATATGGCAAAACAGGTCTACGAACAAATCGTCGAACACGGTTCGGTCGTGCGGGGATACCTGGGCGTCAGAATTCAACCGCTGACGCAAGACCTTGCTGAAAAATTTGGACTGAATGACCATCACGGAATCCTGGTCGGCGAAGTCCAGAAGGGAACACCTGGAGACAAAGCTGGCCTGAAACAGGCGGATGTGATTGTGGAACTGGATGGCAAGAAGATCGAAGAAGCCGCCGCGTTCCGAAATGCGATTGCCATGAAATCGCCTGGATCGAGAGTGAATCTGACGGTCGTTCGCGATGGTCAACGAATCACAGTCCCTGCAACGCTCGACAAGCTGCCCGAAACGGCGAATGTCGTCGCGGAATCGGCAGCCAAACCTGCCAATTCATGGGGATTCTCGGTTCAGACGCTGACACCAGACTTGGCAAAGAAATTCGGTTACAGCCAGGATTCGGGAGTGATTATTACCGAAGTGACGCCGAATTCTCCGGCGGCCGACGCTGGGCTGGAACCAGGCATGCTGGTCCAGCAAGTGAATCGCCGAAGTGTCCACAGTGCTGACGAGTTCAACGACGCGATGCAACAGGATGCGAAATCCATGCTTCTGTTGGTCTCGAACGCACAGGGCTCACGCTTCTTGGTCTTGAAACCGAGTGCGTAA
- a CDS encoding S1C family serine protease, producing MSERIEDYWPLAAGDDAVGDSSQPTQKRSSPPNEDTDLLDAYSRAVMNVVDTVTPAVISVTGRSGEREGGQGSGFIITPDGFAVTNSHVVGGRTSLVALTTDGDRLACDVVGDDPSTDLALLRLAGRDLPYVPLGDSQLLRVGQLVIAMGSPLGLQSTVSTGVVSGMGRSMRAGDGRLIDNIIQHAAPINPGNSGGPLVDSRGRVVGVNTAIIAFAQGIGFAVPSNTVQWVTAEFLRHGQVRRRQLGISAAVVQLPRSVVVELDLISNLAVQVMEIDSRGVAYRNGIRQGDLIVAINDRIVSNVDDVHRFLSRMPVETSLEFSIVRDGQMTQIALVQH from the coding sequence ATGTCAGAACGAATTGAGGATTATTGGCCGCTGGCCGCAGGTGACGACGCCGTCGGAGACTCGTCGCAGCCAACACAGAAGCGATCTTCGCCGCCGAATGAAGACACTGATTTATTGGACGCGTATTCCCGCGCCGTGATGAATGTGGTCGATACGGTCACGCCCGCCGTGATTTCGGTGACTGGACGAAGTGGTGAGCGCGAGGGTGGACAAGGATCGGGATTCATCATTACTCCCGATGGATTTGCCGTGACCAACAGTCACGTTGTGGGAGGGCGAACATCGCTCGTGGCACTCACAACGGATGGAGATCGGCTGGCTTGCGACGTCGTCGGTGACGATCCCTCGACGGACCTGGCCCTGCTGCGGCTGGCCGGTCGGGACCTGCCCTACGTACCGCTCGGCGATTCACAACTGCTGCGAGTTGGTCAGCTTGTCATTGCGATGGGCAGCCCGTTGGGACTGCAGTCGACCGTGTCGACCGGAGTGGTCAGCGGGATGGGGCGCAGCATGCGGGCCGGTGACGGCCGATTGATCGACAACATCATCCAGCATGCCGCACCCATCAATCCAGGGAATTCGGGCGGCCCACTGGTCGATTCGCGTGGGCGCGTAGTTGGCGTCAACACCGCGATCATTGCGTTTGCCCAAGGAATCGGGTTTGCCGTTCCCAGCAATACAGTGCAATGGGTGACGGCGGAATTTCTGCGACATGGGCAGGTCCGTCGGCGGCAGCTTGGAATCTCGGCAGCGGTGGTGCAACTGCCACGGTCGGTCGTAGTTGAGCTGGACCTGATTTCGAACTTGGCGGTGCAGGTGATGGAGATCGATTCACGCGGTGTGGCGTATCGCAATGGGATTCGACAGGGTGATTTGATCGTTGCGATCAACGATCGGATTGTTTCTAACGTCGACGACGTTCATCGCTTCCTGTCGAGAATGCCAGTGGAAACGTCGCTTGAGTTTTCGATTGTCCGCGATGGTCAAATGACGCAAATCGCACTTGTCCAGCACTGA
- a CDS encoding 3-hydroxyacyl-CoA dehydrogenase NAD-binding domain-containing protein has product MTVAPTVRLSFPVAEIALITFDDPSKGANILSRSVMDEFSTHLDTLAQRKDLIGLVISSAKPGVFIAGADIREFVENAGKPKSETVAMSSHGRELFERIGELPFPSVAAIHGVCVGGGAELAVWCDRRLATNDPKTQIGFPEVKLGIFPGWGGTARVPRMIGLGNAVELITGGESIGGQAAVRMGLVTDLVPAASLLDSAIALVRAEHQSGDYLRDRERWKQPIKTNPTELVFLEATATAMIQQQTKGQYPAPLAALKLMLATSQLDSSAAGQREAEAVAELFGSPVSRALINVFFLTDHNKKDLGIDNRSVKPSPLQSVGVIGAGIMGSGIAAACLKRGLSVSLTDARPESLTAGVRLAIEEASFDKATKGPTAERILNLAPHMHEVVDDSDFSRCDLVIEAIVENESVKRELHTRIEALLPETAFLASNTSAISIGRLAEHLKRPERFCGIHFFNPVRKMPLVEVIRGPKTSDETVATAVAFAKGLGKNPIVVADGPGFLVNRLLFPYMNETYNLLTSGVPIKAIDGAARAFGMPMGPVTLSDVVGLDTALFAGRVMAEAFPDRFLSSPLLESLVKAGRLGQKSGAGFFAYKNKSDRGEPDPAFDAIHAPFVTAAPVPDAQTLTLRLFLPMVLEATRVLQEQKVRDPRDVDLGLIFGIGFPPFKGGLLFWADTIGATKIVELLKPFEALGERFHPTPLLLELAASGRKFYDLIKTTP; this is encoded by the coding sequence ATGACCGTCGCGCCCACCGTCCGGCTTTCATTCCCTGTGGCAGAGATTGCACTGATCACGTTCGATGATCCTAGTAAAGGAGCGAACATTCTCTCGCGAAGTGTGATGGACGAGTTCTCCACGCACCTCGACACGCTCGCCCAGCGAAAGGACTTGATCGGCCTGGTGATCTCTTCCGCCAAACCGGGCGTCTTCATTGCCGGTGCCGACATTCGCGAGTTCGTCGAGAATGCTGGAAAGCCCAAGTCGGAAACGGTGGCCATGTCCAGCCATGGTCGTGAATTGTTTGAGCGGATCGGCGAGCTGCCATTCCCCAGCGTCGCCGCGATCCATGGAGTTTGCGTCGGCGGAGGCGCCGAGTTGGCTGTCTGGTGCGACCGCCGTCTCGCCACCAATGACCCCAAAACCCAGATCGGCTTCCCGGAAGTGAAGCTCGGAATTTTCCCTGGCTGGGGTGGTACTGCCCGCGTCCCGCGCATGATCGGACTTGGCAATGCCGTCGAACTTATCACCGGCGGCGAATCGATCGGAGGTCAGGCCGCCGTACGGATGGGGCTTGTGACCGATCTGGTTCCCGCCGCCAGCTTGCTCGATTCGGCAATCGCCCTCGTCCGTGCGGAACATCAATCAGGCGACTACCTCCGCGATCGCGAGCGTTGGAAACAGCCGATCAAGACAAATCCGACTGAACTGGTGTTCCTCGAGGCGACTGCAACCGCCATGATCCAGCAGCAAACCAAGGGACAGTATCCGGCACCACTCGCGGCACTCAAGTTGATGCTAGCCACCTCACAGCTCGATTCCAGTGCGGCTGGCCAGCGCGAGGCCGAGGCCGTGGCCGAGCTCTTCGGTTCCCCGGTCAGTCGTGCTCTAATCAACGTCTTTTTCCTGACGGATCACAACAAGAAGGATCTTGGAATCGACAATCGTTCCGTGAAGCCGTCACCGCTTCAAAGCGTGGGTGTCATCGGCGCGGGGATTATGGGCTCTGGAATTGCCGCGGCCTGCCTGAAACGAGGTCTGTCTGTCTCGTTGACGGATGCCAGACCCGAGTCGCTGACCGCTGGCGTCCGACTGGCCATCGAAGAAGCCTCGTTTGACAAGGCGACGAAGGGACCAACTGCGGAACGCATTCTGAATCTTGCCCCGCATATGCACGAAGTCGTCGACGACAGTGATTTCTCGCGCTGTGATCTGGTAATCGAAGCCATCGTCGAGAACGAATCGGTCAAGCGCGAACTGCATACCCGCATCGAAGCTCTGCTTCCCGAAACGGCCTTCCTGGCCTCCAATACTTCGGCCATCTCGATCGGTCGGCTTGCGGAACATCTGAAGCGGCCCGAACGATTCTGCGGGATTCACTTCTTCAATCCCGTCCGCAAGATGCCACTGGTCGAAGTGATTCGCGGGCCCAAAACCAGCGATGAGACGGTGGCGACCGCCGTCGCGTTCGCAAAGGGATTGGGTAAGAATCCGATTGTCGTTGCGGATGGTCCGGGCTTCCTCGTGAACCGGTTGCTATTCCCGTATATGAACGAAACGTACAACCTGCTGACGTCTGGCGTCCCGATCAAAGCGATCGATGGTGCAGCACGTGCCTTCGGAATGCCAATGGGCCCCGTGACGCTAAGCGATGTCGTTGGACTCGATACGGCCCTGTTCGCCGGACGAGTCATGGCGGAAGCATTCCCCGACCGCTTCCTCTCGTCGCCACTGTTGGAATCGCTCGTCAAAGCTGGACGTCTGGGACAAAAGTCCGGCGCGGGCTTTTTCGCATACAAGAACAAATCGGACCGCGGTGAACCTGATCCCGCCTTCGATGCAATCCATGCCCCATTCGTTACTGCCGCCCCGGTCCCCGATGCGCAAACGCTGACGCTGCGACTTTTCCTGCCCATGGTTCTCGAAGCCACTCGCGTACTCCAAGAACAGAAAGTTCGCGATCCTCGTGACGTCGACCTGGGTCTGATCTTCGGCATCGGATTCCCTCCATTCAAGGGTGGCCTCTTGTTCTGGGCCGATACGATTGGAGCCACCAAGATTGTGGAATTGCTGAAACCGTTCGAAGCACTCGGTGAACGATTCCATCCGACACCTCTCCTGCTCGAACTGGCCGCCTCGGGACGCAAGTTCTACGACCTGATCAAAACGACGCCGTGA
- a CDS encoding thiolase family protein, which yields MSEAVIVDAVRTPVGRAHKDKGVFRDVRSDDLAVTVVQALLDRTGIDPAVIEDVVLGNTQQQGEQGFNVARNVALMAGLPFTSGGTTVNRLCGSSLQALAQAGHAATAGAEDVQIVGGLEHMLHIPMTKDIDINPKLFARTSAGALNMGVTAEFLAQSMKISREDQDAFAVRSHQRAAAAHANGEFLKEIIPVYGRDESGNRALITIDQCVRADCSMESLASLKPAFMPAGGTVTAGNSSPLNDGAAALLLMSRDRADELGLKPLVKIRASAICGVEPCSMGTGPVPATKKALKRAGVSLADIDLIELNEAFAAQALACMRLLKMDESRINVRGGSLAIGHPLGASGARIATTLIHNMIDRKANLGLATMCIGVGQGIAVIFERI from the coding sequence ATGAGTGAAGCAGTCATCGTCGACGCCGTTCGAACGCCTGTCGGACGAGCTCACAAGGATAAGGGAGTCTTCCGCGATGTGCGCAGCGACGACCTCGCTGTGACCGTCGTGCAGGCATTGCTCGATCGAACCGGAATCGACCCCGCCGTCATCGAAGACGTCGTGCTGGGAAACACTCAGCAGCAAGGCGAACAAGGTTTCAACGTTGCTCGCAACGTGGCACTGATGGCCGGTCTTCCGTTCACGTCGGGTGGCACAACGGTCAACCGCTTATGTGGCTCCAGCCTGCAGGCGCTCGCTCAGGCCGGCCACGCGGCAACCGCCGGCGCGGAAGATGTTCAGATCGTTGGCGGTCTTGAGCACATGCTGCACATTCCGATGACCAAAGATATCGATATCAATCCCAAGCTTTTCGCCCGCACGTCAGCGGGAGCGTTGAACATGGGTGTGACGGCCGAGTTCCTCGCGCAATCGATGAAAATCTCACGCGAAGACCAGGATGCATTCGCCGTTCGCAGCCATCAGCGCGCGGCCGCCGCGCATGCCAATGGCGAATTTCTCAAAGAGATCATTCCCGTCTACGGGCGCGACGAATCGGGCAACCGGGCGTTGATCACAATCGATCAATGCGTTCGTGCCGACTGCAGCATGGAAAGCCTGGCATCACTGAAGCCGGCGTTCATGCCTGCAGGTGGAACCGTCACCGCCGGAAATAGCTCACCGCTCAATGACGGCGCCGCCGCACTCTTGTTGATGAGCCGCGATCGCGCAGACGAACTCGGTCTGAAGCCGTTGGTCAAGATTCGCGCGTCGGCAATCTGCGGTGTCGAACCGTGCAGCATGGGAACAGGCCCCGTACCCGCAACGAAAAAGGCGTTGAAGCGTGCGGGCGTGTCACTCGCCGATATCGATTTGATCGAACTCAACGAAGCGTTCGCCGCTCAGGCATTGGCCTGCATGCGCCTCTTGAAAATGGACGAGAGCCGAATCAACGTCCGGGGTGGCTCATTGGCCATCGGACATCCGCTAGGCGCGAGCGGTGCCAGGATTGCCACAACCCTGATTCATAACATGATTGACCGAAAGGCCAACTTGGGCCTTGCAACAATGTGCATCGGGGTAGGGCAGGGGATCGCCGTCATCTTCGAACGAATCTGA
- a CDS encoding acyl-CoA dehydrogenase family protein, which yields MTQTADETKTTSFAETALKLSGKSDDESRRTGAIDQADDDVETLFARNYQTSASPAHRAVWDDASVPVELFNLAPQPVPPATAKVMEDSIKVVQRLKETGQLYGPDGKLTSSVLNDLASVGYWGLLVEPKYGGTGAPFSAFAPFLTRMSLVDATVAGLASVHGCIGAVDPVRQFGTPEQKERFLPEFASGRRLSAFALTEPCAGSDLTALRTTAVLQGDQYIVNGEKLFITNAIPGRTIGLVCLIEGKPAVLIVDLPETETDEFQLRPYGLHALKHTHNMGLIFRNFRVPQENLLTPAKGDGLTIAYHGLNLGRTAVCASAAGNMRTMLAGMLPWANYRSTYGAKISTRELVLRRIGRMAGLIVAADALTQWCSSLIDQGYRGEMECIVAKIFGSESQKEAAIELFMKTHGGRSFLHGHLFGDNIHDFLAPCIYEGEGEMLGMAFFKSLIKQHGVEFFEPIGKTLYQSGIKKPNLANPAHLWLLREPMAKYTRWLIGKKLRGRPSPQWPAMPEKLRQHAEFATNALSRGALEISGVMRKYQLGLADRQCRMAEVSARIQTALIMLCTSLYAARQTDELVRTAGDCICQDFARSLTGKRPTDREFRAMTKLGEGIRDGGFTAIAGVHAAEILMKYEQ from the coding sequence GTGACTCAGACAGCCGACGAAACCAAAACGACATCATTCGCGGAAACGGCGCTCAAGCTGAGCGGTAAGAGTGATGACGAATCACGCCGCACCGGCGCGATCGATCAGGCGGACGACGACGTCGAAACGCTGTTTGCCCGCAACTACCAGACATCCGCCAGTCCCGCCCACAGGGCCGTCTGGGATGACGCAAGCGTACCGGTCGAACTATTCAACCTGGCGCCACAACCCGTTCCGCCCGCCACAGCAAAGGTTATGGAGGATTCGATCAAGGTCGTTCAGCGATTGAAAGAAACGGGACAGCTCTATGGCCCAGACGGCAAGCTCACCTCCAGCGTCTTGAACGACCTGGCCTCAGTCGGCTATTGGGGATTACTCGTCGAACCGAAGTATGGGGGAACGGGTGCACCATTCTCGGCGTTCGCACCATTCCTCACGCGGATGTCGCTGGTCGATGCAACCGTCGCAGGGCTGGCCAGCGTTCACGGCTGCATCGGTGCCGTCGATCCCGTTCGACAATTCGGCACCCCCGAGCAGAAAGAGCGATTCTTGCCCGAGTTCGCCAGTGGACGCCGACTATCGGCATTTGCGCTGACCGAACCGTGTGCCGGCTCGGATCTGACCGCACTTCGTACCACCGCAGTTCTGCAAGGCGATCAATACATCGTCAATGGCGAAAAGTTGTTCATCACGAACGCCATTCCCGGCCGAACGATCGGCCTGGTCTGCCTGATCGAAGGCAAACCGGCCGTACTGATTGTGGATCTGCCCGAGACAGAGACGGACGAATTTCAGTTGCGACCGTATGGACTGCATGCGCTTAAGCACACGCACAATATGGGACTGATTTTCCGTAACTTCCGTGTACCGCAAGAAAATTTATTGACGCCCGCCAAGGGTGACGGATTGACCATTGCCTATCACGGGCTGAATTTGGGCCGAACCGCGGTTTGCGCTTCGGCAGCAGGCAATATGCGAACGATGCTGGCTGGAATGCTGCCGTGGGCGAACTATCGTTCGACGTACGGCGCGAAGATTTCAACTCGCGAACTGGTCCTGCGCCGTATCGGACGAATGGCCGGATTGATCGTGGCCGCCGATGCTCTGACCCAGTGGTGTTCGTCCTTGATCGATCAGGGATACCGAGGCGAGATGGAATGCATCGTCGCAAAGATTTTTGGCAGCGAATCCCAAAAGGAGGCGGCCATCGAACTCTTCATGAAAACCCACGGAGGCCGCTCGTTCCTACACGGACACCTGTTCGGTGACAACATTCATGATTTCCTCGCTCCCTGCATTTACGAAGGGGAAGGGGAAATGCTGGGGATGGCCTTCTTCAAATCTTTGATCAAGCAACATGGCGTCGAGTTCTTCGAACCAATCGGAAAAACGCTGTATCAGAGCGGGATCAAGAAACCGAATCTCGCCAATCCCGCTCATCTGTGGCTGCTGCGGGAACCGATGGCGAAGTACACACGCTGGCTGATTGGAAAGAAGCTACGCGGCCGCCCATCGCCGCAGTGGCCCGCCATGCCGGAGAAACTGCGTCAGCACGCCGAGTTTGCCACAAACGCGCTCAGCCGTGGCGCACTCGAGATCAGTGGCGTCATGCGCAAATACCAGTTGGGCCTGGCGGATCGTCAATGCCGCATGGCCGAGGTTTCCGCTCGCATCCAAACCGCATTAATCATGCTCTGCACCAGCCTGTACGCGGCTCGCCAAACCGATGAATTGGTACGAACCGCAGGCGACTGCATCTGCCAGGACTTCGCCCGCTCACTGACTGGAAAACGCCCGACTGATCGCGAGTTCCGCGCGATGACAAAACTGGGAGAAGGCATCCGTGACGGCGGCTTCACAGCCATTGCCGGCGTCCACGCTGCCGAGATTCTGATGAAGTACGAACAATAG
- a CDS encoding PVC-type heme-binding CxxCH protein translates to MIRNRNDRKWSNLALFCPIPRTVDRGVKPIRSTIVPQFVLGLVIASIVACVAGAEEPKVSRGPLSTDDALKSFVLASPELKIELAAGEPEVVAPVAIAFDTDGSMWVVEMRDYPYGPKPGSNEKPKSRIKRLYDHNHDGRFETATVFADELLFATGLVPWKDGVIVTLAGEIAFFADRNDDGKADFKETWFQGFSQENSQLRANHPTFGTDGFIYVANGLRGGTIVPVKEEWRQKGQPLPLAGFDFRFNPVTGEYGAVSGHGQFGLCFDDYGNRFVCSNRNPVQHVVLEDHYAKRNPFFAIKSTIQDVAAFAEHSKLHPISETWTTSTLHANQFTAACGVTIYRGDGLPPENKGNAFTCDPTGNLVHRETLVPQGATFVSHPSDGEQEFLASTDTWFRPVNLAHGPDGALYVIDMYRAVIEHPDWMPPELRNRKDLNDGSDRGRIWRIKSDESILPQERPDPPLVKLTTPLLVQLLEHRNSWHRETAFRLLLERNRDEVLDALKVNWKQNRLTRSRLPVLWMIRLLDPRLTPAVLAWSETDNRDPRVREQVISVIGENLDELLPDVVVSLAGEEADERTRFRLALALSGRSVDVAKERKAIVRLLDRGVDDPWLRVAVGTMTSNPPEALLTDLIEHWGKLPKTLPGGSELTEQLSEIAGAQIEPKVGRQLLSQLLAFTPTGWGDGALDLAAAGIRGLGLGMARRGSSFAAIRAELDTRERNLFGGLMQSLRQRAADPQTPVPRRLAAIRTLVYDDSPAVVPQLLDLSFSGSDIVIRLASLDALGSINDPSIAPKVLEAFDAQTPQLRRAMLDLLLAQESHVAALLTALEQDQLKVSEVDPVRQTRLTKHRNKELSARAEKLFASAIAPDRAAVLTKYQPSIEAKGNAANGRAIFEKNCVTCHRVANLGVNVGPDIGDTRDKTPAYLLTNILDPNRAVDANYFGFTLVTNQGKTYTGLVKSETAVSITMRMPEGKEETILRSDIDELKSSGQSLMPVGFEKTISAEQMADLISFLKNWRYLDGSIPLQE, encoded by the coding sequence ATGATTCGTAATCGAAATGACAGGAAATGGAGCAACCTCGCGTTGTTCTGCCCGATCCCCCGCACTGTGGATCGCGGCGTCAAACCGATTCGATCGACGATTGTTCCGCAGTTCGTGCTGGGATTGGTGATCGCTTCGATCGTCGCCTGCGTTGCCGGAGCCGAAGAACCCAAGGTCAGTAGGGGCCCGCTGTCGACCGATGACGCCCTGAAAAGCTTCGTCCTTGCATCGCCCGAATTAAAAATTGAACTGGCCGCGGGCGAACCCGAAGTCGTGGCTCCCGTTGCGATCGCATTCGATACAGACGGTTCGATGTGGGTCGTCGAAATGCGAGATTATCCCTACGGCCCCAAACCTGGCAGCAACGAAAAACCAAAATCGCGAATCAAGCGGCTGTACGACCATAATCACGACGGCCGGTTCGAGACCGCCACCGTCTTCGCCGACGAACTGCTGTTCGCGACGGGCCTGGTCCCGTGGAAGGATGGCGTGATCGTCACGCTTGCGGGGGAGATTGCATTTTTCGCCGACCGCAACGATGACGGCAAAGCCGATTTCAAAGAGACCTGGTTTCAAGGATTCAGTCAGGAAAACTCGCAACTTCGCGCCAATCACCCGACCTTTGGCACGGATGGCTTCATCTATGTTGCGAACGGCCTGCGGGGCGGAACAATCGTTCCCGTCAAAGAAGAATGGCGGCAAAAAGGACAACCTTTGCCCCTGGCCGGTTTCGATTTCCGGTTCAACCCTGTGACGGGTGAATACGGCGCCGTATCGGGCCATGGTCAGTTCGGGCTCTGTTTTGACGACTATGGAAATCGATTCGTTTGCTCCAACCGCAATCCTGTTCAGCATGTCGTGCTGGAAGACCACTACGCGAAACGCAATCCGTTCTTCGCGATCAAATCGACGATTCAGGACGTCGCCGCGTTCGCAGAACATTCGAAACTGCACCCGATCAGCGAAACCTGGACGACATCAACGCTTCACGCGAATCAATTCACGGCCGCCTGTGGTGTGACGATCTATCGTGGCGACGGACTGCCACCCGAAAATAAGGGCAACGCCTTTACATGCGATCCAACTGGAAACCTGGTCCATCGCGAAACCCTGGTCCCGCAGGGCGCCACGTTCGTGAGCCATCCTTCAGACGGTGAACAAGAATTTCTGGCCAGCACCGATACCTGGTTCCGTCCCGTTAATTTGGCGCACGGTCCCGATGGGGCGCTTTATGTCATCGATATGTATCGTGCGGTGATCGAGCATCCCGACTGGATGCCGCCGGAACTGAGAAATCGAAAAGACCTGAATGATGGCAGTGACCGCGGCCGGATCTGGCGAATCAAATCCGATGAATCGATCCTGCCCCAGGAGCGCCCCGATCCACCACTGGTCAAGCTCACGACGCCGTTGCTCGTTCAATTGCTCGAACACCGAAACTCGTGGCACCGCGAGACAGCTTTTCGCCTGTTACTTGAACGCAATCGCGATGAAGTCCTTGATGCACTGAAAGTCAACTGGAAGCAGAATCGCCTGACGCGCAGCCGCCTGCCAGTGCTTTGGATGATTCGTCTACTTGATCCTCGACTGACCCCCGCGGTACTCGCCTGGTCCGAGACGGACAATCGCGATCCTCGTGTGCGCGAACAAGTGATTTCCGTCATCGGCGAGAACCTGGACGAACTTCTGCCGGATGTTGTCGTCAGCCTCGCAGGCGAAGAGGCCGACGAACGAACTCGGTTCCGTCTTGCACTCGCATTGAGCGGTCGAAGCGTGGATGTCGCAAAGGAACGTAAGGCGATCGTCCGATTGCTTGATCGGGGTGTCGACGATCCCTGGCTGCGAGTCGCCGTAGGAACAATGACGTCCAATCCTCCCGAGGCACTGCTGACAGACTTGATTGAACATTGGGGAAAACTCCCCAAGACTCTGCCAGGTGGCAGCGAATTGACCGAACAGCTTAGCGAAATCGCGGGAGCTCAAATTGAACCCAAAGTTGGTCGGCAACTGCTGTCGCAATTGCTTGCATTCACGCCCACGGGTTGGGGTGACGGTGCGCTCGATCTCGCAGCGGCGGGGATCCGCGGCCTCGGATTGGGAATGGCACGTCGTGGTTCATCATTTGCCGCGATCCGTGCAGAACTCGACACGCGCGAACGCAATCTGTTCGGTGGGCTAATGCAGTCACTTCGGCAACGTGCGGCAGATCCTCAAACCCCCGTACCGCGTCGCTTGGCCGCCATCCGAACTCTGGTTTACGATGATAGTCCCGCCGTCGTCCCACAACTTCTCGATCTCAGTTTTTCCGGAAGCGACATCGTCATTCGACTGGCGTCGCTGGATGCACTGGGTTCGATCAACGATCCGAGCATTGCCCCCAAAGTCCTCGAAGCGTTCGATGCTCAGACTCCCCAGCTACGCCGCGCCATGCTCGACCTGTTGCTGGCCCAGGAAAGCCATGTGGCAGCCTTGCTGACCGCGCTCGAACAAGACCAACTGAAAGTCTCCGAAGTCGATCCCGTCCGCCAGACGCGTCTGACGAAGCACCGCAACAAAGAGCTCAGTGCCCGCGCAGAAAAACTGTTCGCTTCGGCGATTGCGCCCGATCGTGCCGCCGTACTCACGAAATACCAGCCATCAATCGAAGCAAAAGGCAATGCCGCCAATGGCCGTGCGATCTTCGAAAAGAATTGCGTCACATGCCATCGTGTCGCAAACCTGGGTGTCAATGTCGGACCGGACATCGGCGATACCCGCGACAAGACGCCCGCGTACTTGCTGACGAACATTCTCGATCCGAATCGAGCCGTCGACGCAAACTACTTCGGTTTCACCCTGGTGACGAACCAGGGTAAGACGTACACAGGACTTGTGAAATCTGAAACGGCTGTTTCAATCACGATGCGGATGCCAGAAGGAAAAGAAGAAACAATCCTGAGATCGGATATCGACGAGCTAAAATCCAGTGGGCAGTCACTGATGCCGGTCGGCTTTGAGAAAACGATCTCCGCCGAGCAAATGGCAGACCTGATCTCGTTCCTCAAGAACTGGCGTTACCTGGATGGTTCTATCCCATTGCAGGAATAG